Part of the Zea mays cultivar B73 chromosome 4, Zm-B73-REFERENCE-NAM-5.0, whole genome shotgun sequence genome is shown below.
tggactagttgaagtctcatgtgacgttgtgtttgatgaatctaacggctctcaagtagagcaagttgatcttgatgagataggtaatgaagaggctccatgcatcacgctaaggaacatgtccattggggatgtgtgtcctaaggaatccgaagagcctccaaatgcacaagatcaaccatcctcctccatgcaagcatctccaccaactcaaaataaggatgaggctcaaaatgatgaagaagacgagccacctcaagatgatagcaataatcaagggggagatgcaaatgatcaagaaaaggaggataaggaagaaccaagaccgccacacccaagagttcaccaagcaatccaacgagatcaccccgtcgacaccatcctcggcgacattcataagggggtaaccactcgatctcgggttgctcatttttgtgaacattactcttttgtttcctctattgagccacacagggtagaggaagctctccaagattcggattgggtggtggcaatgcaagaggagctcaacaacttcactagaaatgaggtatggcatttagttccacgtcctaaccaaaatgttgtaggaaccaaatgggtcttccgcaacaagcaagatgagcatggtgtggtgacaaggaacaaagctcgactcgtggccaaaggatattcacaagtcgaaggtttggatttcggtgaaacctatgcacccgtagctaggcttgagtcaattcgcatattattggcctatgctacttaccatggctttaagctctatcaaatggatgtgaaaagtgccttcctcaacggaccgatcaaggaagaggtctatgttgagcaacctcccggctttgaagacagtgagtaccctaaccatgtctataggctctctaaggcgctttatgggctcaagcaagccccaagagcatggtatgaatgcctaagagatttccttatttctaatggcttcaaagttggcaaagccgatcctacactctttactaaaactcttgaaaatgacttgtttgtatgccaaatttatgttgatgatattatatttgggtctactaacgagtctacttgtgaagagtttagtaggatcatgacacagaaattcgagatgtcgatgatgggggagttgaagtattttctaggattccaagtcaagcaactccaagagggcaccttcattagccaaacgaagtacactcaagacattcttgctaagtttaggatgaaggatgccaaacccatcaagacacccatgggaactaatgggcatctcgacctcgacacgggaggtaagtccgtggatcaaaaggtataccggtcgatgattggttcattgctttatttatgtgcatctcgaccggacattatgctttccgtttgcatgtgtgcaagatttcaatccgaccctaaggaatcacaccttacggccgtaaaacgaatcttgagatatttggcttacacacctaagtttgggctttggtaccctcggggatccacatttgatttgattggttattcggatgccgattgggcggggtgcaaaattaataggaagagcacatcggggacttgccagttcttgggaagatccttggtgtcttgggcttcaaagaagcaaaattcggtcgctctttccaccgccgaagccgagtacattgccgcaggacattgttgcgcgcaattgctttggatgaggcaaaccctgcgggactacggttacaaattaaccaaagttcctttgctatgtgataatgagagtgcaatcaaaatggccgacaatcccgtcgagcacagccgcactaaacacatagccattcggtatcattttcttagggatcaccaacaaaagggagatatcgagatttcttacattaacactaaagatcaattagccgatatctttaccaagcctcttgatgaacaatcttttaccagacttaggcatgagctcaatattcttgattctagaaatttcttttgctagcttgcacacatagctcattagaatacctttgatcatatctcttttatatgctatgactaatgtgttttcaagtctattttcaaaccaagtcataggtatattgaaagggaatcggagtcttcggcgaagacaaaggcttccactccgtaactcatgcctcgccatcactccgagcaactctctattccttggggagaaatgagcatcaaagaaaaggacttcatccttgggggagagagtaaaagctcaaaagcaaaaggaccgaacttcgtttttggtataatcttaactcattcatttatgaccaaagaggaagaacttacttcgagggctctaatgattccgtttttggcgattcatgccaaaaagggggagaaatgagcccaaagcaaaaggaccgcaccaccaccaatttcaaaaacttagtgttttcaaagaagtatttatcaattggtatcctattgtgttcaaagggggagcaagtagtatttcaaaatgatatatcaaaaccctcttgaacactaagaggtggatctcttttagggggagttttgtttagtcaaaggaaaagcatttgattcagggggagaaaatttcaaatcttgaaaatgctttgcaaactcttattcatttacctttgactatttgcaaaagatctttgaaatggatttacaaaaagaatttgcaaaaacaaaactcgtggtgcaaacgtggtccaaaatgttatataagaaagaaacattccatggatatcttgtaagtagttatattggcattaattccaagcaacctttacacttacattatgcaaactagttcaattatgcacttctctatttgctttggtttgtgttggcatcaatcaccaaaaagggggagattgaaagggaattaggcttacacctagttcctaaataattttggtggttgaattgcccaacacaaatctttggactaactagtttgcccaagtgtatagattatacaggtgtaaaaggttcacactcagccaataaaaagaccaagttttggattcaacaaaggagcaaaggggcaaccgaaggcacccctggtctggcgcaccggactgtccggtgtgccaccggacagtgcacagtacctgtccggtgcaccaggggactcagactcaaactcttcaccttcgggaattccagaggcgactcggctaaaattcaccggactgtccggtgtacaccggacagtgtccggtgcgccaaaggaggtcggcctcaggaactcgccagcttcgggaaaagccaacggctcgtccgctataaatcaccggactgtccggtgtgcaccggactgtccggtgcaactccgggacaacggtcgtctccgcgccaacggctctctgccgcgcattcaatgcgccgtctgcgcgcgcagaagtcagaatcgcccatgctggcacaccggacatcaaacagtacctgtccggtgtgcaccggacacccaggcgggcccacatgtcaggagctccaacggctagaatccaacggcagtgatgacgtggcagggggcaccggactgtccggtgtgcaccggactgtccggtgcgccatcgcgcagaagcctccagccaacggtcaagtttggtggttggggctataaataccccaaccacccctccattccttgcatccaagttttccacttctcaaccacttacaagagctaggcattcaattctagacacattcaaagagatcaaatcctctccaattccacacaaaaccctagtgactggagagagtgatttgccgtgttcatttgagctcttgcgcttggattgcttcttttctgtctcatttgttcttgtgatcaaaactccattgtaatcaaggcaagaggcaccaattgtgtggtggcccttgcggggaagttttgttcccggctttgattagagaagagaagctcactcggtccgagggaccgtttgagagagggaagggttgaaagagacccggcctttgtggcctcctcaacggggagtaggtttgcaagaaccgaacctcggtaaaacaaatctccgtgtctcacttgcttattcgcttgggatttgttttgcgccctctcttgcggactcgtttattattactaacgctaaccccggcttgtagttgtgtttatatttgtaaatttcagtttcgccctattcaccccccctctaggcgactatcagagacGCAGTCATGACTCCCTCGAGGCCAACCCTaggcgggagacgcagtcacgacttgcccgaggccaaccccaggcgggagacacagtcacgactcgcccgaggctaaTCTCGGGCGGCAGTCGGTCACGACTCCCctgaggccaacctcgggcgggagacgagcacaactcgcccgaggccaaccccgggcgggagacgcaatcacgactcacccgaggccaacctcaGGCGAGAGACGCAGTCACAACTCGCCCAAGGCCAACCCCAGGAGGGAGACGGTCACGACACGCCCAAGGCCAACATCgggcgggagacacagtcacggctcgcccgaggccaaccccagGCGGGAGACGAtttcacggctcgcccgaggccaacctcgggcgggagacggtcacaactcgcccgaggccaaccccgagCGGGAGACGTAGTCACAActcacccgaggccaacctcaggcgggagacgcagtcacgactcgcctaaGGCCAACCCTAGGCGGGAGACGGTCACGACACGCCCGAGGCGAACCTCGGGCGGGCGACACAGTCACAGcttgcccgaggccaacctcgggcgggCGACGCAGTCACGGCTCGTCCGAGACCAACCTCGGGCGGGCGACGCAGTCACGGCTCGTctgaggccaacctcgggcgggagacgcagtcacggctCGCCCGTGGCCAATCCCGgacgggagacgcagtcacggctcgcccgaggccaaccccgggcgggagacggtttcacggctcgcccgaggccaacctcggttgGGAGACGCAGTCACCGCTCACACGAGGCCAACTCCGGGCGCGAGACGTAGtcatggctcgcccgaggccaaccccgagCAGGAGACGGTTtcacggctcgctcgaggccaaccTTGGGCGGGCGACGCAGCCACGGCTTGTTCGAGGCCAACCTCGTGTGGGAGACGGTTTCACAGCTCGCCTGAGGCCAACCTCGAGCGGTAGACGCAGTCACGGCTTGCCCGAGGCTAACTCCaggcgggagacgcagtcacggcttgcccgaggccaaccccgggCGGGAGACGGTTTCACGGCTCGCCCGGGGCCAACCTCGGTCGGGAGACGCAGTCATgggtcgcccgaggccaaccctgggcgggagacgcagtcacgctcgcccgaggccaacctcgggagGGAGGCGCAGTCATGGCTCGTCTGAGGCCAACCCCGGACAGGAGACGCAGCacgactcgtccgaggccaaCCTCGAGGCGGGAACGCAGTCATGACTCGCCCGGggccaacctcgggcgggagatccagttacgactcgcccgaggccaacccccgGGTGGGAGACACAGTCGTCTCCACGCTCCTCGTGCTCGTGCGGGTGCGGACTCTGCTCGCTGGCTCTGCCCCGACCCGTAGGTATATCGCCTTCGGCGCCGGCTACTCCTTTCGCCTTGTGTTGCATGACCCGGCCGCCGCCTCATGGGCGTCGTTGCTCGTGCTCGGTCCTCCCAGTGCGCGAGGGCGTGGCGGCGACCTTGCTTGAGCAGGCGCAGAGTCCGCTCGTCGGCTCTGCCCCGACCCGCAGGTACGCCGCCTCTGGCGCCGGATACTCCTTTCGCCTCGTGTTGCACGACCCAGACGCCAGCTCGTGGGCGTCGTTGCTCGTGTTCGGTCCTCCCAGTGCGCGAGGGCGTGGTGGTGACCTCGCTCGCGCAGGCGTGAACTCCGCTCGTCGGCTCTGCCTTGACCCGCAGGTACGCCGTCTCCGACGCCGGCTACTCCTTTCGCCTCGTGTTGCATGACCCGGCCGTTGGCTCGTAGGCGTCGTTGCCTGTGCTTGGTGTGCTTGGTCTTCCCAGTGCGCGAGGGCGCGGGGGTGACCGCCTCTCGCTCTTCTGCCATTTCGCTGTGTCCGGCGAGAGGCCCAGCGGTGAAGCTGCTGGGCAGGTGGGACCTTGAGACGTGGGCGCCGACGGTGTCGGTGCACATGTATGACTTCTTGTCCGGCATGGCGGGCGCCTTCGGGCGTCGTGAGCGAGGCAGGGGTGCTTGCGGTTGCCGTGGAGCGCAGTGGCCGGTGCGGAGCACGGTTTCGTGGTGGGCGTCGTGAGCGAGGCGGGCGGGGGTCAGGGGGTGAGGTCGCGGATGTCTTGCGGTGGGTGGGAGATGGACGACGAATGGATGGGGATCGGAGGATGCGGTCACGGTTGGTTCCGCAGATGAGAGCAGAGGATGCAACGAGCGATTGCTGTGAAAATTCGAGCAGGTGCACGTGGGGCGAGAGCGGGCGGGATTTTTTTTCCGGGTGATTGATGAGTAGCGTTAAGGATGATCCATTAAAGAATAACCGTCGAATGCGCTTTAGCAGAGAGAGTAGACAAACGAACTGATTTGGGACGTTGTTTTCTGACAGTAGGATTTTCTGAAGATAAAACGCTGGGTGCATTTAGCAGGGACATGAGTGCGTGGGATGAATCATGTTGTGTACTTAGCGTAGTTTAAACTGGTGGGTTTAAGGGGTAGAGATATGCGAAACAAACAATAAATTCCCATTTAGGTATGTATAAAGATTTGGCTGATAATGCATCTTCCATCCTTGTGCAAATACTTTTTTGGCAAGCACTTCACAATCAAATTATGATCCAGTACTAGATTTGCATTAGTAGACACTATATAATGGCATTTAGAGTTAGAAACTAGCAATAACCATAGATTTAAAACTACGTGTCTTAGTTGCACACATGTTTTCACATGCCATTTTTTGTGTTGGATTGATATTACACTAGTACCCTGGTTTCATAAATGGTTAACTTTTTTATTATTGTACAATGTCGTTTTAAATCTGTTGCAGAGACTAAACATTAGATGCAACCCCCAAGATGTTCTTGTTTGCATTCAGATAATGAATGAAAGGCAACGCCAAGCTGTAGTGAGGAAAGGGTTCTTCAACATACTTGACATGACCATCGATGCACTTGGAAGCCGAACACACCTTTGTTGGCTGATGGAGAAGCTAGACCCGAAAGACATGACTCTTCGCATTGGTCCAGGCAAAGAGctgaaaatcaccaaggagaccgTCCATCTCATCCTGGGTTTACCCAATACTGGTGGTGGGAAGCCTCTAAACATTGATGAAGTAAATGCAGCTGTTAACCTTAGGTCATCACTTGGCATCAGCAAAGATGAGTTTGGAGTTGCAAAGCTGCAAGAACGATTAAGATTAGGAGGCGATGATGACCTCTCAATTCGATGTTTTTTCTTGATCCTTTTCAACCGGCTGCTATTCCCAACTGCTAGCTGGTCTATATCCAACAATGAGGTGCTCTTGACAGAACAATTGGATCGTTTCCCTCATATTGATTGGTGTCATCTCATATTCAACGACTTATGTGAAGCTGCCCATAAATGGCATAACAGAAGCACTACAAATGTGTCGGCGACGATATATGGGTGTTCCATTGTCGTTCTTGTAAGTTTTCTCATGTCTGCCGGTTATTCATTTCATTCACTCCATTGCAAATTGCCAAAATTCGAAGTTTACACATATCTATTTTATGCTATTTTGTCGTTATGTACATATGATTCACCTAATATCAATATTTTTATAGGTGTACTACCTGGACCACCTCCACCACGCTGTAGCCCCCAACAACAAAAGCGACACACCGCGTATCAAATATTTTGACAAGAAAACCATAAAAGCATTGTCAATGGCTGATAAGAGGAAGCCACGTCAGGGCGGTGAACCATTTGGCCACTGTGATGTAAGAAATTACCCCAATACAGTCCTCTTTTAGTTCTTGTACAAACCATGTGTGTTCCATAGGACAGTTTAATTATGTACATGTTGTTTCTTTGCTTTACACATGTGTTGGTAGTGTTCCATTTCTATATAAAACCACATGTCATGGAATTTTTTTGAATCCGTTTACTGGAATATGTGCTGTTGTACAATAAATTCATTTACTAGTACTGTTAAATACATTGTTTTCTAGTAGCAATCTTGTGTATCTTTTTTCGATGTTCTAATTTATTGTCAACCCATTTACATCTTTATTAATTTACACACCGTTTTCACCAGTTTCGGAGCAGCTCAGAGACCTGTTACGCCCCTACACCTGAATTTCATGGTCAATTCGAGGTTAGTCTCTACCTCTCCAAGGTTATTCTTGCGACAACCACTTATCTGAGTTTACTCCATTAatatctatttgtttcttcagtttcaGTTCAGTTCAGATGCATTTGATGTAGCCCAAAATGCACCCTGTGGACATCACACCATCTCTATTCAAGTTCCACTTATCAAAGACATGATTTCAAGCAAGATTCAGCAACTCCCTGCATATCACCATCCCAAATTTGAAGCAAAGCTGCGTGCTTACGACTCAGAGGTTGGCAAGTCATTTGCCACTATCAACCAACGTCTTAGCAAGATTGTCAAAAAGCAGTACGACCTAGCAGACACATTTGGAGAGTTGATTGACGAGGTTCTTCGTGCTGAGATAAATAGTCCAGACAACAAAGATGACATGATAGAACCTTCCAATCCCTCAGCATCAGGTCAGTCATCCAGTTACTATATATGTATCCTGTATCCAAGCATAAATTACACCAATACATCTTCAGCTGGATTAACATGCTCCAGTTTGAAGATTGTTTCAATCCATACACTCGGTAACTTTTATACTTCAATGGTTACTAGTTTTTTACAGAGCATTGCACACAGTCTACTGACCAATTCATCTCAGATCCACTAATGACAGCCACGCAGCTGGAGTCGCAGATGATAGTCACTCAGGTGGAGGCCATATATAAAAGACAACAGGAAATGTGCCGAGCCTTCGAGAGTTCTCGTGATGAATCAGTCACACCTCAAAACATCGTTTGTTTCTACCTTTAACTTTATGATTTCTTATTCTTTAATTTCTGTACGACCGTTTTCATACTTAACCAACCGAAGCAACATTATGAGGGCCACAATGTTTGCAATTGGCTAGGTTTGTTACTTTGTTTATCAATTGTGCATTTTATTCTGTTTTTAAATTGTCATATTGTTTTGTGAAGCGGGGTGACACGACGGAAGATGATGCTCTTCAACTTGACTCTGGCCTAGTTTTGGACCAGATTCTAAGTGGCAATGTTAGTATAGTACATATATGAGTATGATTTTTTTTAGTTGTACTTATGGTTTATATTTTTTTTCTTGTTAATGCCAGTTTGTTCACTCACCACTTTTCTCTTTTCATGTTCATTTGGAACAGGAGACATATATGATGCACAAAACACGACACGACTCTGTGCCACTCACACAAATGGACTGTGTTCGCGCCCTTCGACAATTCCTGTGTGCTAAGGTCATGGATTTGAACAGGTACACATTCTTAAATTTCAAGCCATCAAACACAGCCTATTTTCATATACaactaacattttatgttgtcatGCGTACAATGTTTTTGTAGAAATGTCATTGATTTTGGTGAATATGTCGGTACTTGTCGTGATATACAACGATCGTTTGCCGATGGGGAGTGCCTTGACAATGTTTTCATGCAATGCTTCATTGATTGTGTTCGTGATGACGCCACAAATCATATCCCTCCACTAACTGCTCATCAACTTATCCTAGACGCCATTGTTGGGGTATTTACTACTTTCATGTCACTTTTGCTCACCTCGTATCATTTATTTAAAATACATAACACTGACAATTATTATGTAGGCTATATTGAACTTCGAGGAGCAGGAACAACACAGTAACACTCATCGGCCGTATGACCCAGCCATCCTAGAGAATTACTTGTCAAAGACACTGCCTTCGTTCAAGCAGTTGGACGAATACAAATCGGTAATAAGCATTTTCCTAGCCAATTACTTTTTATGCTCGTGTTTCCTAAATGCTGAATTCGTAACTCTTAATAATTTCAACTACTAGTATGGTAGTCCATTAGTGTCCATGCACACCAACCATAGTCTAATCCCCACTTTTACTTTCCTTATTACAAACAGATCATGGTCCCTATGCTCCGCGCGGGACATTGGACGTTGTATGTTATCAATTTTCAGAATCGATGCATACACATTCTAGACTCCAATCCATACGGACCAGAACTTGGTGAGACTACATGGGAAAGTTACCATTATGTTCAAATGGACATCGGGAAAAGGAAGTTACCATGGGCCAGACTAATAATGGTTAGACTAAACATGGCTCTCCAACATGTTCGACCAAGATCAAACCTACCTAGATTTGACAACTTTCCAATCGACATGGCTCCAAACTGTCCCACAATGAAAGCAGGGTCTAACGACTGTGGCTTCTTTGCTATGAGGTACATACAATATTATGACTATATGGATGGTGCTATCAATGTAGTTATAGACTCGGTACGTACGCTCAAGATTTTTCCTCTGTTCTATGGCACATTTTTTGCATAACAATCCCTTACTCATACATTCCTTTCATGTTTTACAGGATAATTCAGGTGACCTCCGCGCTCTTGCCTTGTATTACCTGATCTTCCATCGACTAAACAAGAATCGCTCATTGTCTCCAGAATTAGAAAGATTCAAGTTCCCCCATTATTAGATTAGTCTAGAGCAATATCATCAGATTGATCGTTGCACTCAAAGGTGTGCTAGCATGTATTTAGTGTATATGTTTGTCCATATGTATAGTGATCTAGTGCCTAAAACTGTTTTACAACCTTTACACGTTATAAACTTCTGTCACTTCTTATGGATCCATGCTGATCAAGTGCTTACCACCAGTTTTTACTACATTTTGTTATGTTGCTATGTTTCAATGATGTGGTGTGCAATTGTTATGTTGTTATGCTCAAATATTGTTCATTTTTTGTTATGGTTCTTATCTTGATATGCTATTCTATAGCCATATGTGTATGTCATTTGCTGTTAATATTGTCCTGTTATTTTTATACTATAATATGATATGATTTATGTCTTTTACACGGCTGTTTACGTTGTTTTTATTAGTGGTGGCATTTTGTTTTGCCCCCTGTCCCATTAATTTATCACCATCGTAAACATGTATATGCAAGTTGTCCATATTTGCTTTTTTATTGTCATGTCTCCAATTCAACATTGTACGTGAAAGTAGagggtgaatagacgaaacctaAAACTTATGAACTTTGAACACAAACTTCACCTGAGGTTAGCATTAGAACGAGTATAAATGAAATCAGAGTGCGAAGAGAAGTTCTTCtagcttagagttgctcaattaatTGCGGATtgctttgggagccaactcaaatcgaTCGCAAGTAAGAGAACTAGAGAGAAGAATCAAACCGTAAAGCAAGATTAACACTAAGGCATAGACAATTTGTTTCCTGAGGTTCGGTTTCAAAGAACCTACCCTCCATTGAGGAGACCACATAGGTCAGGTCTCTTTTAACCATTTctctcttaaacggtcacttagacagaTTGAGTGCTTTCTTCTTAATCTTGAGGGTCATTTAGATCCTGCaaagatcaccacacacttaggtgtctcttactagctttacaagtcaatgAGAATTTAGAAGAGGAAGAAAGCATGATcaagaaaaccaagcaacaagaaaatACAATGTCACACTCTTGAATATCTGTCATAAGgcgctaatcactaatgatcacaatCACGATTCTAGCACTTGGaggagctttgattgtgtctttgagggATTACCAGCAACCCTTTCTCCACTTTTACCCTCCATTGAATAGTTTAACCACTTGTTGCTCTTCCTCCTTATATTTCTTCAATAGAAAACCAAATTCATGTGTATCGACTACAAAACTTGTATGCCTCATTCACATTACCAAATGGCATACTGATCCTAGGTACCATTCTTGGATCAATAATTTCTAGCTGCACATAGACATAATCAGTTACTCACCACATATAGTCTATGTAACATTAGCGTTATTATATTTTCTATGACCAGGGGTTGTGCACAGTACTAATGTCATCATATAATGTGGTTAacttggtgcacatgcataaacCAATCGACACAACTTAAGCTTTTTTAATACTTACATGCTATGTAGGATATGAGGCGTGTCCTACTCATGATTATTGATAGTCCTCATAGGCATCTGTTGCCCTGCTCTCCTCATCGTTATAGCCTCCATTGCTTTGCCACCATCGACCCCTGGCGCCCGCAACTCTGCTGCTGGTGTTACGACCTCCCTCTTTGGTCCCACACTGTCGTCTAGTCCTTTGATTTGTTATGTCAACAAATATGACACTTTTACAATGCGTTTTACGTTCAAAATCTATTATGCAACATGCATAGAAAACTACCGCCAATCATGCGCCGTATGTTGGGTCTCATTTGCCATTACAAAACAGAACgaggatttacgctaaaattcatacGCTTTTATGCTGTTTTTGTTCCTATTTTACGCTTATATCTGTATGATCCAGACACCGCACACGATCCTGACATGCTCTAGTCCTGTCTGCATACGCTCGTGGGGGTCTAC
Proteins encoded:
- the LOC100303785 gene encoding uncharacterized protein isoform X10, translated to MGISTSTRERLNIRCNPQDVLVCIQIMNERQRQAVVRKGFFNILDMTIDALGSRTHLCWLMEKLDPKDMTLRIGPGKELKITKETVHLILGLPNTGGGKPLNIDEVNAAVNLRSSLGISKDEFGVAKLQERLRLGGDDDLSIRCFFLILFNRLLFPTASWSISNNEVLLTEQLDRFPHIDWCHLIFNDLCEAAHKWHNRSTTNVSATIYGCSIVVLVYYLDHLHHAVAPNNKSDTPRIKYFDKKTIKALSMADKRKPRQGGEPFGHCDFRSSSETCYAPTPEFHGQFEFQFSSDAFDVAQNAPCGHHTISIQVPLIKDMISSKIQQLPAYHHPKFEAKLRAYDSEVGKSFATINQRLSKIVKKQYDLADTFGELIDEVLRAEINSPDNKDDMIEPSNPSASGQSSSYYICILYPSINYTNTSSAGLTCSSLKIVSIHTLDPLMTATQLESQMIVTQVEAIYKRQQEMCRAFESSRDESVTPQNIRGDTTEDDALQLDSGLVLDQILSGNETYMMHKTRHDSVPLTQMDCVRALRQFLCAKVMDLNRNVIDFGEYVGTCRDIQRSFADGECLDNVFMQCFIDCVRDDATNHIPPLTAHQLILDAIVGAILNFEEQEQHSNTHRPYDPAILENYLSKTLPSFKQLDEYKSIMVPMLRAGHWTLYVINFQNRCIHILDSNPYGPELGETTWESYHYVQMDIGKRKLPWARLIMVRLNMALQHVRPRSNLPRFDNFPIDMAPNCPTMKAGSNDCGFFAMRYIQYYDYMDGAINVVIDSDNSGDLRALALYYLIFHRLNKNRSLSPELERFKFPHY
- the LOC100303785 gene encoding uncharacterized protein LOC100303785: MTRPPPHGRRCSCSVLPVREGVAATLLEQAQSPLVGSAPTRRYAASGAGYSFRLVLHDPDASSWASLLVFGPPSARGRGGDLARAGVNSARRLCLDPQRLNIRCNPQDVLVCIQIMNERQRQAVVRKGFFNILDMTIDALGSRTHLCWLMEKLDPKDMTLRIGPGKELKITKETVHLILGLPNTGGGKPLNIDEVNAAVNLRSSLGISKDEFGVAKLQERLRLGGDDDLSIRCFFLILFNRLLFPTASWSISNNEVLLTEQLDRFPHIDWCHLIFNDLCEAAHKWHNRSTTNVSATIYGCSIVVLVYYLDHLHHAVAPNNKSDTPRIKYFDKKTIKALSMADKRKPRQGGEPFGHCDFRSSSETCYAPTPEFHGQFEFQFSSDAFDVAQNAPCGHHTISIQVPLIKDMISSKIQQLPAYHHPKFEAKLRAYDSEVGKSFATINQRLSKIVKKQYDLADTFGELIDEVLRAEINSPDNKDDMIEPSNPSASEHCTQSTDQFISDPLMTATQLESQMIVTQVEAIYKRQQEMCRAFESSRDESVTPQNIRGDTTEDDALQLDSGLVLDQILSGNETYMMHKTRHDSVPLTQMDCVRALRQFLCAKVMDLNRNVIDFGEYVGTCRDIQRSFADGECLDNVFMQCFIDCVRDDATNHIPPLTAHQLILDAIVGAILNFEEQEQHSNTHRPYDPAILENYLSKTLPSFKQLDEYKSIMVPMLRAGHWTLYVINFQNRCIHILDSNPYGPELGETTWESYHYVQMDIGKRKLPWARLIMVRLNMALQHVRPRSNLPRFDNFPIDMAPNCPTMKAGSNDCGFFAMRYIQYYDYMDGAINVVIDSDNSGDLRALALYYLIFHRLNKNRSLSPELERFKFPHY
- the LOC100303785 gene encoding uncharacterized protein isoform X2, translated to MKQVDRPPRNPKRTIIESSQECFSVDTPRLTATGDPPNASRDGDRSRPRKRPAVLQQSTNQLPSGDDNDDFMPPKKKSNAKLSVTKKMKVEDTRRQRLNIRCNPQDVLVCIQIMNERQRQAVVRKGFFNILDMTIDALGSRTHLCWLMEKLDPKDMTLRIGPGKELKITKETVHLILGLPNTGGGKPLNIDEVNAAVNLRSSLGISKDEFGVAKLQERLRLGGDDDLSIRCFFLILFNRLLFPTASWSISNNEVLLTEQLDRFPHIDWCHLIFNDLCEAAHKWHNRSTTNVSATIYGCSIVVLVYYLDHLHHAVAPNNKSDTPRIKYFDKKTIKALSMADKRKPRQGGEPFGHCDFRSSSETCYAPTPEFHGQFEFQFSSDAFDVAQNAPCGHHTISIQVPLIKDMISSKIQQLPAYHHPKFEAKLRAYDSEVGKSFATINQRLSKIVKKQYDLADTFGELIDEVLRAEINSPDNKDDMIEPSNPSASAGLTCSSLKIVSIHTLDPLMTATQLESQMIVTQVEAIYKRQQEMCRAFESSRDESVTPQNIRGDTTEDDALQLDSGLVLDQILSGNETYMMHKTRHDSVPLTQMDCVRALRQFLCAKVMDLNRNVIDFGEYVGTCRDIQRSFADGECLDNVFMQCFIDCVRDDATNHIPPLTAHQLILDAIVGAILNFEEQEQHSNTHRPYDPAILENYLSKTLPSFKQLDEYKSIMVPMLRAGHWTLYVINFQNRCIHILDSNPYGPELGETTWESYHYVQMDIGKRKLPWARLIMVRLNMALQHVRPRSNLPRFDNFPIDMAPNCPTMKAGSNDCGFFAMRYIQYYDYMDGAINVVIDSDNSGDLRALALYYLIFHRLNKNRSLSPELERFKFPHY